A stretch of the candidate division WOR-3 bacterium genome encodes the following:
- a CDS encoding M20/M25/M40 family metallo-hydrolase, producing MNKYFISVNIVLSLFTGILFANEYLVRVDNLSDRDFHIVELIENHAIIIATDNDLIKLQNKGVEYNLLDENPRDKYYQIVYLWGEDPAVVAQYGDIIDQYEDCLLLRTVEEKVIELNKLRVELRRLTFDPVRFLNEDPYPLNLNNLAPDTLIQKMVAAVSQDTIQASILRMQRMYTRYTTTDSNKIVAVNWIRNKLLSYGCDSVYFQYFNNNYGPNVVGIKKGYLYPTIKRYCLIGGHMDDVPSSGYAPGADDNASGTVAMIEAARVMRNYLFENTIYYVAFNAEELGLYGSDSFATRAWRNGDTILGVINYDMIGYVTPSNPNRDTMNAHYTTAVPGCSVFVTQFYKAVADTYTQLKIRMVRNTGTSGSSDHASFWKRGYKAMLGIERQLTPAYHTTGDTLGPHLYTNCGVNHLPFATKVIKTGVAALAKLAVPVHIVGIKEQKGIAVDNILLSPTIGRRFVIQNQNGIMQKIKVYNALGQVVRNLSVDNKNVIWDGTDDTGNYLPAGVYFIGFTKDNMTIVRRAILIR from the coding sequence ATGAATAAATATTTTATATCGGTGAATATTGTGCTTTCCTTGTTCACGGGTATTCTTTTTGCAAATGAATACCTTGTTCGTGTGGATAATCTGAGTGACAGAGATTTTCATATTGTTGAATTGATAGAAAATCATGCAATAATTATTGCAACTGACAATGATTTAATCAAACTCCAGAACAAGGGTGTTGAATATAATTTGCTTGACGAGAATCCAAGAGATAAATACTATCAGATTGTTTATCTCTGGGGTGAAGACCCTGCGGTAGTTGCTCAATATGGAGATATTATTGACCAGTATGAAGATTGTTTACTTTTGCGCACAGTTGAAGAGAAAGTCATAGAATTGAATAAACTCAGGGTTGAACTGAGGAGATTGACATTTGATCCAGTTAGATTTCTTAATGAAGACCCTTATCCATTGAATCTAAATAATCTTGCACCCGATACCCTTATACAAAAAATGGTTGCGGCAGTATCACAGGATACGATTCAGGCATCAATCTTAAGGATGCAGAGAATGTATACAAGGTATACAACCACTGATTCCAATAAGATTGTTGCCGTTAACTGGATTAGAAATAAATTACTGAGTTATGGTTGTGACAGTGTATATTTTCAGTATTTTAACAATAACTATGGACCGAATGTAGTAGGAATAAAAAAGGGTTATCTATATCCTACTATTAAAAGATACTGTTTGATTGGTGGACATATGGATGATGTCCCGTCAAGTGGTTATGCACCAGGGGCGGATGATAATGCATCAGGTACGGTTGCAATGATTGAGGCGGCAAGGGTGATGAGAAATTATTTATTTGAAAATACGATATATTATGTAGCATTCAATGCGGAAGAATTGGGTTTATATGGTAGCGACTCCTTTGCAACACGCGCCTGGCGAAATGGTGATACAATCTTAGGGGTAATCAATTATGATATGATCGGTTATGTGACGCCTTCAAATCCCAATCGGGATACAATGAATGCCCATTATACAACTGCTGTGCCAGGTTGCAGTGTATTTGTGACTCAATTCTATAAGGCGGTTGCTGATACCTACACCCAGTTGAAAATAAGAATGGTCCGCAACACCGGAACAAGTGGTTCTTCTGATCATGCAAGTTTCTGGAAACGTGGCTATAAGGCGATGCTCGGGATTGAAAGGCAGCTGACACCTGCGTATCATACGACCGGTGATACACTGGGACCACATCTTTATACTAATTGTGGGGTCAATCATCTGCCTTTTGCGACCAAGGTGATAAAGACCGGGGTGGCCGCACTAGCCAAACTTGCGGTTCCGGTTCATATTGTGGGAATCAAAGAACAGAAAGGGATTGCCGTTGATAATATTTTACTTTCACCCACAATAGGAAGGCGGTTTGTAATTCAAAATCAAAATGGAATTATGCAGAAGATAAAGGTTTACAATGCTCTTGGACAGGTTGTTAGGAATTTGTCTGTTGATAATAAAAATGTGATATGGGATGGAACTGATGACACAGGTAATTATTTACCCGCTGGTGTTTATTTTATTGGCTTTACGAAGGATAATATGACGATAGTCCGCAGGGCAATTTTGATTCGCTAA
- the tuf gene encoding elongation factor Tu, with protein MAKAKFERTKPHVNIGTIGHVDHGKTALTAAITKALEKKGLAKYVSYDEVAKASEAQGRRDATKILTIAISHVEYETEKRHYAHIDCPGHADYIKNMITGAAQMDGAILVVSAVDGPMPQTREHILLARQVNVPAIVVFINKVDAVADPEILDLVELEVRELLTKYNFPGDETPVIRGSALKAMQATGGVEDPAYKCIWDLLDAVDRFIPTPVRDVDKPFLLAIEDIFSITGRGTVVTGRVERGKLLPGEEVEIVGFGKQFKTVATSLEMFRKTLDSAEAGDNVGILLRGVGKDEVYRGMVVSKPGSINPHHRFKAEVYVLKKEEGGRHTPFFNGYRPQFYMRTTDVTGVVKLPEGVEMVMPGDNANLEVELISPVAIEQGLRFAIREGGKTVGAGVVTQIIE; from the coding sequence ATGGCAAAGGCAAAGTTTGAGCGAACCAAGCCGCATGTGAATATCGGGACGATCGGTCATGTTGACCATGGCAAGACGGCATTGACTGCGGCAATAACCAAGGCCCTGGAGAAGAAAGGGCTGGCGAAGTATGTGAGTTATGATGAGGTGGCGAAGGCTTCTGAGGCACAGGGGCGGCGTGATGCGACGAAGATTTTGACGATTGCGATTTCGCATGTGGAGTATGAGACGGAGAAGCGGCATTATGCCCATATTGATTGTCCGGGTCATGCGGATTATATCAAGAATATGATTACGGGTGCGGCGCAGATGGATGGTGCGATATTGGTGGTGAGTGCGGTGGATGGTCCGATGCCTCAGACTCGAGAGCATATTTTGCTTGCCCGTCAGGTGAATGTGCCGGCGATTGTGGTGTTTATCAATAAGGTGGATGCGGTGGCGGATCCGGAGATTTTGGATTTAGTGGAGTTAGAGGTGCGGGAGTTGTTGACGAAGTATAATTTTCCGGGTGATGAGACGCCGGTGATTCGGGGTAGTGCGTTGAAGGCGATGCAGGCGACGGGTGGTGTGGAAGATCCGGCTTATAAGTGTATTTGGGATTTATTGGATGCGGTGGATCGGTTTATTCCGACTCCGGTGCGGGATGTGGACAAGCCGTTTTTGTTAGCGATTGAGGATATATTTTCGATTACGGGTCGTGGGACGGTGGTGACGGGTCGTGTGGAGCGTGGTAAGTTATTGCCGGGTGAGGAGGTTGAGATTGTGGGTTTTGGTAAGCAGTTTAAGACGGTGGCGACTTCTTTAGAGATGTTTCGTAAGACATTGGATAGTGCGGAGGCTGGGGATAATGTTGGGATATTATTGCGGGGTGTGGGTAAGGATGAGGTTTATCGTGGGATGGTGGTGAGTAAGCCGGGTTCGATCAATCCGCATCATCGGTTTAAGGCAGAGGTTTATGTGTTGAAGAAAGAAGAGGGTGGTCGTCATACGCCGTTTTTCAATGGTTATCGGCCGCAGTTTTATATGCGGACGACGGATGTGACGGGTGTGGTTAAGTTGCCTGAGGGTGTGGAGATGGTGATGCCTGGTGACAATGCGAATTTAGAGGTGGAGTTGATTTCGCCGGTGGCGATTGAGCAGGGTTTGCGTTTTGCGATTCGTGAGGGTGGTAAGACGGTCGGTGCTGGTGTGGTAACACAGATAATTGAATAA
- the rpsJ gene encoding 30S ribosomal protein S10 — translation MNKLRIRLKSYDHRILDQSVKSIVETVKRFGIKISGPVPLPTERSLYTVLRSPHVDKKSREQFELRIHKRLIELNDVTPDIIDALNKLEIPAGVYVEVKAI, via the coding sequence ATGAATAAATTAAGAATAAGATTAAAATCTTATGACCATAGAATTCTCGACCAGTCTGTGAAATCCATTGTGGAGACTGTGAAAAGATTTGGCATAAAGATATCAGGCCCTGTTCCCCTCCCTACTGAACGTTCATTATATACCGTGCTTCGCTCACCGCATGTTGATAAAAAATCAAGGGAACAATTTGAATTGAGAATTCACAAGCGTCTGATTGAATTGAACGATGTGACTCCTGATATCATTGATGCCCTTAACAAACTTGAAATTCCGGCTGGAGTTTATGTAGAGGTAAAGGCAATATGA
- the rplC gene encoding 50S ribosomal protein L3, which yields MIGLIGKKICMSQVFTEDGKLIAVTKVEAGPCPIVQVKDEKKDGYKAIQIAFGTKKKVNKPLLGHLKKANLKSAKWLAEFKTENIEKYKPGDVIDSKIFSVGDKIKVTGFTKGRGFSGGMKRWGWKGGPASHGSMSHRRIGSAGHGHSDPGRILKGKTMPGHYGNERVSIKNLKIVKIENNIIYLHGAVPGPKNGILLLSKEE from the coding sequence ATGATTGGATTGATAGGCAAAAAGATATGTATGTCTCAAGTTTTTACTGAGGATGGGAAACTCATAGCAGTCACAAAGGTCGAGGCAGGACCCTGTCCTATTGTTCAGGTAAAAGATGAAAAGAAAGATGGTTATAAGGCAATACAGATTGCATTTGGGACTAAAAAGAAAGTAAACAAACCGCTTCTTGGACATCTGAAAAAGGCAAATTTAAAATCCGCAAAGTGGCTTGCTGAATTCAAGACAGAGAATATTGAAAAATACAAACCTGGTGATGTTATTGATTCTAAAATATTTTCGGTGGGTGATAAAATAAAAGTGACAGGTTTCACAAAAGGACGGGGATTCTCCGGTGGAATGAAGAGATGGGGATGGAAAGGCGGACCTGCATCCCACGGTTCAATGTCACACAGAAGGATTGGCTCTGCTGGACATGGACATTCTGATCCAGGTAGGATACTCAAAGGTAAAACAATGCCCGGGCATTATGGAAACGAACGCGTCTCAATTAAAAATCTCAAGATTGTAAAGATTGAAAACAACATAATCTATTTGCACGGAGCAGTGCCGGGTCCAAAGAACGGTATATTATTATTGAGCAAGGAAGAATAG
- the rplD gene encoding 50S ribosomal protein L4 — protein sequence MDTKLFNQNGEEVGKIELPKKVFGAKINKTLLWEALTIILNNQRSGTAKTKTRAEVRGGGRKPWRQKGTGLARHGSIRSPIWRKGGVVFGPKPRDYYKKMPQQKKIKALLSALSVAAQEDRIRIIEDMNIEKPRTKVINELLKKINIVGSKILISPDKINKNLLLSVRNIPKINLKRSIDINCYDVLWADYILFTKNGLSELEKRCDQIK from the coding sequence ATGGACACAAAATTATTTAATCAGAATGGTGAAGAGGTTGGCAAGATAGAATTACCAAAAAAGGTCTTTGGTGCCAAAATCAACAAAACATTGTTATGGGAAGCACTCACAATTATATTAAACAACCAGCGGAGCGGCACCGCCAAGACAAAGACACGTGCCGAAGTCAGGGGTGGTGGCAGAAAACCATGGCGTCAGAAAGGCACAGGATTGGCAAGGCATGGTAGTATTCGTTCTCCAATCTGGCGTAAGGGCGGTGTTGTATTCGGTCCTAAGCCAAGAGATTATTACAAAAAAATGCCCCAACAGAAAAAAATTAAAGCACTTCTTTCAGCCCTCAGTGTCGCAGCCCAGGAAGATAGAATACGCATAATTGAGGATATGAACATTGAAAAACCGAGAACTAAAGTTATTAATGAGTTGTTAAAGAAAATAAATATAGTTGGTTCCAAGATTCTTATCAGCCCTGATAAGATTAACAAAAATCTTCTGCTATCAGTTAGAAATATACCAAAAATAAATTTAAAACGCTCAATAGACATAAATTGTTATGATGTGCTATGGGCTGATTATATATTATTCACAAAAAACGGTTTATCCGAACTGGAGAAAAGATGCGACCAGATCAAATAA
- the rplW gene encoding 50S ribosomal protein L23, giving the protein MRPDQIIIRPIITEKADRLRELNCYQFLVSKKANKQMIKESIEKLFGVNVLEVHTANFRGKLRRLGRSEGYRPGYKKASVWIKPGQKIEIVEGV; this is encoded by the coding sequence ATGCGACCAGATCAAATAATTATCAGACCAATAATTACAGAAAAGGCAGACCGTCTCAGGGAACTAAATTGCTATCAATTTTTAGTTTCAAAGAAGGCGAATAAACAGATGATTAAGGAGTCAATAGAAAAATTATTTGGTGTAAATGTTTTGGAAGTACATACCGCAAACTTCCGTGGTAAACTGCGCAGACTCGGACGGTCAGAAGGTTATCGTCCTGGTTATAAAAAAGCATCGGTGTGGATTAAACCGGGACAGAAGATTGAAATAGTAGAAGGTGTATGA
- the rplB gene encoding 50S ribosomal protein L2, whose protein sequence is MGIKVYRPLTPGRRFYTVNVPPITKTEPEKKLVISEKKTGGRNNLGRVTARHRGGGHHKKIRIVDFKRDKDNIPAVVSAIEYDPNRSAYIALLTYKDGEKRYIICPEGLNVGETVISGEDVPIKIGNCLPLSNIPLGVEIHNVEISPKKGGELVRSAGLSCQIMAKEGKYAHIKLPSGEVRLVDLRCRATIGKVSNALHSSVSIGKAGRTRHMGIRPYVRGVAMNPIDHPLGGGEGRAHGGRHPTSPWGWLTKGKKTRKKKKASDKFIVKRRK, encoded by the coding sequence ATGGGTATAAAAGTATATCGTCCTTTAACACCGGGTCGCCGTTTTTATACGGTAAATGTTCCACCAATTACAAAAACTGAACCGGAAAAGAAACTCGTTATATCTGAAAAGAAGACCGGCGGTAGAAACAACCTGGGGAGAGTTACCGCACGCCATCGTGGTGGTGGGCACCACAAGAAAATAAGGATCGTGGACTTCAAAAGAGACAAAGACAACATTCCGGCTGTAGTAAGTGCTATTGAATACGACCCGAATCGCAGTGCATACATTGCCCTGCTTACATATAAAGACGGTGAAAAAAGATATATAATATGTCCGGAAGGATTGAATGTAGGTGAAACAGTAATTTCGGGCGAGGATGTGCCAATAAAAATTGGAAACTGTCTGCCTTTGAGTAATATCCCATTGGGTGTGGAAATTCACAATGTTGAAATTTCGCCAAAAAAAGGCGGCGAGCTCGTTCGCAGTGCAGGACTTTCCTGTCAGATTATGGCAAAAGAAGGAAAGTATGCCCATATCAAACTTCCCTCAGGTGAAGTAAGGTTAGTGGATTTGCGCTGTCGGGCAACCATCGGTAAGGTATCAAATGCTTTGCATTCAAGTGTATCAATTGGTAAGGCAGGAAGAACAAGGCATATGGGTATCAGACCCTATGTGCGTGGCGTAGCTATGAATCCAATTGACCATCCATTAGGCGGTGGTGAAGGAAGGGCACACGGTGGCAGGCATCCAACATCACCCTGGGGTTGGTTGACAAAAGGCAAGAAAACAAGAAAAAAGAAAAAGGCTTCAGATAAATTTATCGTAAAAAGGAGAAAGTGA
- the rpsS gene encoding 30S ribosomal protein S19 has translation MSRSLKKGPYIDQKLLKKIMHLIETKEKKVIKTWARNSTIPPEFVGFTIAVHNGNRFIPVYITERMVGHKLGEFAPTRTFRAHSGTRKAEKERESEK, from the coding sequence ATGTCTCGTTCCTTGAAAAAAGGTCCTTATATAGACCAGAAACTTCTGAAAAAAATAATGCACCTTATCGAAACTAAAGAAAAGAAAGTGATTAAAACCTGGGCAAGGAATTCTACTATTCCGCCTGAATTTGTCGGCTTTACAATTGCGGTTCACAATGGCAATCGTTTTATTCCAGTATATATCACAGAAAGAATGGTTGGGCACAAACTCGGCGAGTTTGCACCAACAAGAACATTCCGTGCTCATTCCGGGACAAGAAAAGCCGAGAAAGAAAGAGAGTCAGAAAAATGA
- a CDS encoding uL22 family ribosomal protein — protein MTRAVKRYERASPLKVRKILREIKGKPVPQARAILTLHHSRTKIPILKTLNSAVANLKNKVGSVRVEDNDLYVKEAIANEGPRFKRLRPGFRGSPSIIKRPTCHITIIVDSYKPIQSKKGE, from the coding sequence ATGACACGTGCAGTTAAAAGATACGAAAGGGCATCACCTTTAAAGGTAAGGAAGATTCTAAGAGAGATTAAAGGTAAACCTGTTCCACAGGCACGGGCAATATTGACACTGCATCATTCGCGGACAAAAATACCTATTTTGAAAACGCTTAATTCAGCGGTCGCAAATTTAAAGAATAAAGTTGGTTCAGTAAGAGTTGAAGATAATGACCTATATGTAAAAGAAGCCATTGCCAATGAAGGTCCACGGTTTAAACGTCTTCGCCCCGGTTTCAGGGGTAGTCCTTCAATAATTAAAAGACCAACCTGTCATATCACAATTATTGTTGATTCTTACAAACCAATACAATCAAAGAAAGGAGAATAA
- the rpsC gene encoding 30S ribosomal protein S3, with product MGQKTHPIGFRLGVTKDWKSKWFDETSYAKLVIEDFNIRRYLNKRLADCMVSNIVIKRVSNKVIITIYTAQPGKIIGKGGEEIKKLHEEIKSLIKSEVSINIEEVRIPELDANLVAQNIARQIEQRISHRRAMKRSVISAMKIGAKGIKVSCGGRLGGAEIARSEWYREGRVPLQTIKADIDFARATAFTIYGTVGVKVWIYRGDAQ from the coding sequence ATGGGTCAAAAAACACATCCTATAGGCTTCCGTCTCGGTGTAACAAAAGATTGGAAATCAAAATGGTTTGATGAAACTTCATATGCAAAATTGGTTATAGAAGATTTTAATATCCGTCGCTATTTAAATAAGCGGCTTGCAGACTGTATGGTCTCTAATATAGTAATAAAACGAGTATCAAACAAAGTAATTATCACAATCTATACTGCCCAGCCCGGTAAAATCATTGGCAAGGGTGGTGAGGAGATCAAAAAACTCCATGAAGAAATTAAAAGTCTTATAAAGAGTGAAGTTTCAATCAACATAGAAGAAGTAAGAATTCCTGAGCTTGATGCCAATCTTGTTGCCCAGAATATAGCCCGACAGATCGAACAAAGGATTTCACATCGCAGGGCAATGAAACGATCGGTAATCTCAGCAATGAAGATTGGTGCAAAAGGAATTAAAGTAAGTTGTGGGGGCAGGCTTGGCGGTGCTGAGATTGCCCGGAGTGAATGGTATCGTGAAGGTCGTGTTCCCTTACAAACGATTAAGGCAGATATAGATTTTGCTCGTGCTACAGCATTCACAATTTATGGAACAGTTGGTGTAAAGGTCTGGATATATAGAGGAGATGCGCAATAA
- the rplP gene encoding 50S ribosomal protein L16, with amino-acid sequence MLEPKKVKYRKQQRGRRKGKATSGSTIAFGEYGLMALEPAWITARQIEAARVAITHSMRKGAKVWIRIFPDKPVTKKPAETRMGKGKGAPEFWVSVVKPGRIIFEIEGVSNEEARELFRVAASKLPIKTRFVKREEGIKYEGL; translated from the coding sequence ATGTTAGAACCTAAAAAGGTAAAATATCGTAAACAACAGAGAGGTAGAAGAAAAGGAAAGGCAACAAGTGGTAGCACAATTGCCTTTGGTGAATACGGACTCATGGCACTTGAGCCAGCCTGGATAACCGCACGTCAAATAGAAGCAGCAAGAGTCGCCATTACCCACAGTATGAGAAAAGGTGCCAAAGTCTGGATTAGAATATTCCCTGATAAACCCGTAACGAAAAAACCAGCAGAGACGAGAATGGGAAAAGGAAAAGGAGCACCTGAATTCTGGGTCAGCGTTGTTAAACCAGGTAGAATTATTTTTGAGATTGAAGGAGTTTCAAATGAAGAAGCTCGTGAATTATTCCGTGTCGCTGCCAGTAAGTTACCGATTAAGACAAGATTTGTCAAAAGAGAAGAGGGAATAAAATATGAAGGTTTATGA
- the rpmC gene encoding 50S ribosomal protein L29: MKVYELREKSREELIEILNGLYRELFNLRIRHASQQLPNPVRLRIIKKDIARIRTILREDELGKRKLLQPKQVQTKTKAKKGE; encoded by the coding sequence ATGAAGGTTTATGAACTTAGAGAAAAATCACGAGAAGAATTGATTGAGATACTAAACGGATTATACCGTGAATTATTCAATCTGCGCATTCGCCACGCATCCCAGCAATTACCCAATCCAGTTAGATTACGAATTATAAAAAAAGATATCGCAAGGATAAGAACAATTCTTCGCGAAGATGAATTAGGAAAGAGAAAATTATTACAACCCAAACAAGTTCAGACTAAGACAAAAGCAAAGAAAGGAGAATAA
- the rplN gene encoding 50S ribosomal protein L14, with translation MIQIYSRLKVCDNTGARVAMCMHVTGSSGRRYAYVGDIINVTIKDALPHAPIKKGDKAKAVIVRTRKEIRRPDGSYVRFDDNACVLINEQKEPKGTRVFGPVARELREKGFTKILSLASEVV, from the coding sequence GTGATTCAAATCTATTCAAGATTAAAGGTATGTGATAATACTGGTGCACGGGTGGCAATGTGTATGCATGTTACTGGAAGTTCGGGAAGGCGTTATGCCTATGTTGGTGATATTATTAATGTAACAATAAAAGATGCCTTGCCCCATGCACCAATCAAAAAAGGTGATAAGGCAAAGGCAGTAATAGTCCGAACAAGAAAAGAAATTAGACGTCCTGATGGTTCTTATGTAAGGTTTGATGACAATGCCTGTGTCTTGATCAACGAGCAAAAAGAACCAAAAGGAACAAGGGTATTCGGACCTGTAGCGCGTGAATTACGCGAAAAAGGATTTACAAAAATACTTTCTTTAGCGAGTGAAGTTGTATGA
- the rplX gene encoding 50S ribosomal protein L24, with protein sequence MKEIKKIKFDIKKNDLVEVISGEEKGRRGRVLEVDREKGKAIVEGVNLVKKHQRARSQTQPSGIITKPAPIHISNLVLICPKCGKKAKIKREKVEKRRVRICKECGEIIE encoded by the coding sequence ATGAAAGAAATAAAAAAAATAAAATTTGATATCAAAAAGAATGACCTGGTTGAGGTCATTTCTGGCGAAGAAAAAGGTAGAAGAGGTAGGGTGCTTGAAGTGGACCGTGAAAAAGGAAAGGCAATAGTTGAAGGAGTCAATCTTGTAAAAAAACATCAGCGCGCCCGTTCTCAGACCCAACCTTCTGGTATAATTACGAAACCAGCACCAATTCATATTTCAAATCTTGTTCTCATCTGCCCCAAATGTGGGAAAAAAGCCAAAATAAAAAGAGAAAAGGTTGAAAAAAGAAGGGTTAGAATTTGTAAAGAATGTGGGGAGATAATAGAATGA
- the rplE gene encoding 50S ribosomal protein L5, producing MKKSYKPRLKIFYEETLRNSLLKKLGYKNIYQVPQLKKIVINVGVGEAVSDPKILEIIKEDLAKITGQAPAYTRAKRPISNFKIRKGMTIGLKVTLRGNRMYEFFDRFINFAAPRIRDFKGFKRDSFDGRGSYNLGLTEQTIFPEIEYDKVKKVFGMDIALVTSAKKDEDALALLEGLGMPFERKK from the coding sequence ATGAAAAAGAGTTATAAACCACGATTAAAGATTTTTTACGAAGAAACACTGCGAAACTCATTATTAAAAAAATTAGGATATAAAAATATTTATCAAGTGCCGCAACTCAAAAAGATAGTTATTAATGTTGGTGTCGGTGAGGCAGTTTCAGATCCCAAAATATTGGAAATAATAAAAGAGGATCTGGCAAAGATAACTGGACAAGCACCGGCTTACACGCGTGCGAAAAGACCCATCTCTAATTTTAAAATTCGCAAAGGCATGACAATAGGATTAAAAGTAACGCTGAGGGGCAACCGTATGTATGAATTCTTTGATAGATTTATTAATTTCGCAGCACCCAGGATAAGAGATTTCAAAGGTTTCAAAAGGGATTCATTTGATGGTCGTGGTTCTTATAATCTGGGTTTGACTGAGCAAACCATATTTCCTGAGATTGAATATGACAAAGTGAAAAAGGTCTTCGGGATGGATATTGCGCTTGTAACTTCAGCAAAAAAAGATGAGGATGCCCTTGCATTGCTTGAAGGACTGGGCATGCCTTTTGAGAGAAAAAAATAA
- a CDS encoding type Z 30S ribosomal protein S14 — protein MAKLCLVIKAKRPPKFATRKYNRCQRCGRPRGFYRKFGLCRICFRELALQGELPGVRKATW, from the coding sequence TTGGCAAAGTTATGTTTGGTTATAAAGGCAAAAAGACCGCCAAAGTTTGCAACCCGGAAATATAACCGCTGTCAGAGGTGCGGAAGGCCAAGGGGATTTTACAGAAAATTTGGTCTGTGCCGTATTTGCTTCAGAGAGCTCGCACTTCAGGGCGAACTTCCCGGGGTTAGAAAAGCAACCTGGTAA
- a CDS encoding helix-turn-helix domain-containing protein — protein sequence MKMKTGNIEDIPNINEIKTKAEQKYIVTILNTVNWHMTEAARLMGINRSTLFRKIKKYGITKKKPKRLAF from the coding sequence ATGAAAATGAAAACAGGAAATATTGAAGATATTCCAAATATAAATGAAATAAAAACAAAGGCCGAACAGAAATATATTGTAACGATTTTGAATACAGTAAATTGGCATATGACCGAGGCAGCGCGATTAATGGGCATAAATCGTTCAACCCTTTTTCGGAAGATAAAAAAATACGGAATAACTAAAAAGAAACCAAAAAGGTTGGCTTTTTAA
- a CDS encoding family 10 glycosylhydrolase: MLLLLIIGTCDFRGIWIPRWSIQDKHKIFEVIDNKFNHIFLQIFGNGEAYYPSEIAPTRIKDDLWLKDFLNHAHSKGIKVSAWINVFYSWGYGTRIDDDRHPFNFAPDWYVFDKEQRSIYDYQIDELKKLGIEGYYLAPANSSVRIYLLNVIEEVLNKYNFDGIHLDYIRYPGENFVYDMHLRTKFQRKYFYDPLELDTDSLRLRLGIKGNDELIRMWWQFINNDLTEFLIQVQKLIKSKKPDCLLSAAVKPDYSSARNEFYQDWLTWVNNDYIDFVCLMAYSKNIDGILNKTLINVKDHKKIMIGLGIYNLSPDLIKKQIDIIKKTTFGGFVYFSYPQLKENKKYLELMD, translated from the coding sequence GTGTTGTTGTTATTGATTATAGGAACCTGTGATTTTAGGGGAATATGGATTCCCCGATGGTCCATACAGGATAAGCATAAGATATTTGAAGTTATTGATAATAAATTCAATCATATATTTTTGCAGATATTCGGAAACGGAGAAGCATACTATCCATCAGAGATTGCACCGACGAGAATAAAAGATGACCTCTGGCTGAAGGATTTCCTTAATCATGCACATTCAAAAGGTATTAAGGTATCTGCCTGGATAAATGTCTTCTATTCTTGGGGTTATGGAACAAGAATTGACGATGATCGCCATCCGTTCAATTTTGCACCAGATTGGTACGTTTTTGATAAAGAGCAGAGGTCCATTTACGATTATCAAATTGATGAACTCAAGAAATTGGGCATAGAAGGTTATTATTTAGCGCCTGCAAATTCAAGCGTCAGGATATATTTATTGAATGTGATAGAAGAAGTATTGAATAAATACAATTTTGATGGTATCCATCTTGATTACATAAGATATCCAGGTGAAAATTTTGTTTATGATATGCACCTAAGGACAAAGTTTCAAAGAAAGTATTTTTATGATCCATTAGAACTTGACACTGATTCACTCAGGTTAAGGTTGGGTATTAAAGGTAATGACGAATTAATCAGAATGTGGTGGCAATTTATCAACAATGACCTTACTGAATTTTTAATTCAAGTACAAAAATTAATAAAATCTAAAAAACCCGATTGTTTACTTTCGGCTGCAGTTAAACCGGATTATTCGAGTGCCCGAAACGAATTTTATCAGGACTGGCTTACCTGGGTCAACAATGATTATATTGATTTTGTATGTCTTATGGCATATTCTAAAAACATAGATGGAATACTAAATAAGACATTAATTAATGTAAAAGATCACAAAAAAATTATGATTGGGCTTGGAATTTATAATCTGAGTCCAGATTTGATCAAAAAACAAATCGATATAATAAAGAAGACAACATTTGGTGGCTTTGTTTATTTTTCTTATCCCCAATTAAAAGAAAATAAAAAATATCTGGAATTGATGGATTAA